One Formosa agariphila KMM 3901 genomic window, ACTATTTTAGGTCGTATGCAAACTGCAGCACCTTGTACAGCATGTGGAGGATCAGGGCAAACTATCGATAAAAAACCTAAAGATGCAGATGCTCAAGGGTTAATAGTAAAAGAAGAAACTGTTTCTATTAAAATTCCAGCAGGAGTTGTAGATGGTATGCAACTTAAAGTTACAGGAAAAGGTAACGAAGCTCCTGGTGCTACGGGTATTTCTGGTGATCTTTTAGTTGCTATCGAAGAAGAAGTACATGAAAATTTACAACGTGAAGGCGATAATCTTCATTTTGATTTATATGTAAGTGTTCCAGATGCTGTTTTAGGAACATCTAAAGAAATAGAAACTGTAACAGGAAAAGTCCGTATTAAAATTGAAGCCGGTACACAATCTGGTAAAATTTTACGTTTACGCGGAAAAGGTATTCCTAACATTAATGGTTACGCTAAAGGAGATTTATTAGTGCATGTTAATGTATGGACTCCTAAAACATTAAATAAACAACAAAAAGAATTTTTTGAAACCATGCGTGAAGATGATCATTTTTCACCAAAACCAGAAAGTTCAGATAAGTCATTTTTTGAGAAAGTAAAAGATATGTTTTCTTAAATATATAAGGCTTTATACATGTTAAAACATCCACCTCTATAGGGTGGATGTTTTTGTTTTGTGTATTTCGTAAAATATATATTAAAAAATTATGTGATTTGTAATATAAAGTATTATATTTGAGTAATTACTAATTTAGTTTAGTAAAATTTTTCTTTTTCATAGCAATTTTTTTCCCATCCTTAGGTTTATTTAAGGGTGGGTTTTGTGTTTATAGAGATAACGGGTTTTTAGTAACTATTATTAAACATGTTGTCTTACATTTAATATATTTACACACTCAATTAACTAAACGCACGAATGCATAATATTTTAGAGGCGCATAATATTTCTAAAAAATTTGGAGATTTTACAGCGCTTAATCAAGTTTCCATAAACGTACCTCAGGGCAGTATTTTTGGCTTATTAGGTCCAAATGGTGCAGGAAAAACCACATTAATCCGTATAATAAATCAAATTACCATGCCAGATTCTGGACATGTAATTTTAGACGGAGAAGCTTTAAAAAATCATCATATACAAGATATCGGGTATTTACCAGAAGAGCGTGGTTTGTATAAATCTATGAAAGTTGGCGAGCAAGCTTTATACTTGGCACAGTTAAAAGGGTTAAGTAAAGCAGAAGCTAAAAAGCGACTACATTATTGGTTTGACCGTTTAGATATTGGAGATTGGTGGAATAAAAAAATTCAAGAGTTGTCTAAAGGGATGGCTCAAAAAATTCAATTTGTGGTTACTGTTTTACACGAACCTAAATTATTAATTTTCGATGAACCTTTTTCTGGATTCGACCCTATAAATGCTAACCTTATTAAGGATGAAATTCTTCGCCTTAGAGACAATGGAGCTACCGTAATTTTTTCCACCCACCGTATGGAATCTGTAGAAGAATTATGCGACCACATTGCATTAATACATAAATCGAATAAAATTCTTGACGGAAAGTTAACAGAAATTAAAAGAGCTAATAAAGATAACTCGTACGAAATTGGAGTGAAGACTTCAAATATTGATGCTTTACATAAAGAGTTAACCGAAAAATTTGATGTGTCGCCTGCACAATTTAAAACCATAGACGAACAATTAAAAGTGAATGTAAAATTAGGAGATAGCGGAAATCCTAACGAATTTTTAAAGTATTTAACTACAAAAGGAGAAGTATCTCATTTTGTTGAATTGTTACCAAGTACCAACGATATTTTTATAAAAGCCATTCAGAATAATAGCTAAACATGAATCATTTACCACTCATAATTAAAAGAGAGTATTTAACGAAAGTTAAAAATAAAGCATTTATTGTGATGACTATTTTAAGTCCTGTAGTGTTAATTGCACTAATTGCAACAGTGACGTATTTATCGCAAATTAGTAATAATAAAGTGCGAACCATTGCTATTCTAGACGAGTCAGGTTTGGTTGCTAATGCATTTAAAGATACAGAAACTACCAAGTATAAGTTTTTAAAAAATATAGATTTAGAAGCTGCTAAAGTGCTGGTTAATGCACAAGAAGATTACGGTTTATTGCATATTGAAAAAAGTGACGACATTAATTATTTAGAAAATCATGTGAAATTTTATTCAGAAGATTCACCGTCTCTATCTATAGTGTCGAGTTTAGAAAGTAAAGTAGAAAAATCGTTAACCGATGTAAAATTAGTGCAAGTTGGTGTCGATTTAGATAAAATAGAATCGGCTAAAATAGATGTTAGTATCATTCAGGAAAATTTTTCAGGAGAGAAAACATCTAAAGTAGAAAGTATTATCAAATTAGCGTTTGGTGGTGCAGCCGGCTATTTGCTATTTATGTTTATCATTATATATGGTAATATGATTATGCGTAGTGTTATCGAAGAAAAAACCAGTCGTGTTATCGAAGTAATTATTTCGTCGGTAAAGCCTATGCAACTCATGTTGGGAAAAATTATTGGAACTTCACTAGCGGGAATCACTCAAATTATTATTTGGATTATTTTAGGAGGTTTGTTAACAGGATTGGTTGGAATAATTTTTGGAATAGATATGAGTCAGACGCCACAAAATCAAGTCATCGAACAATCTATAGTAAATCAGCAATTAAACGGACAAATAGAAACCATTCTTTCAGGATTTTATCATCTACCGTTAACCAATTTAATTATTGCTTTCTTATTATTTTTCATTGCAGGTTACTTATTATATAGTTCAATGTATGCTGCTATTGGAGCCGCTGTAGATAATGAAACCGATACCCAACAATTTGTATTTCCTATATTAATGCCATTAGTGTTATCGGTTTATATTGGTTTCTTTACGGTAATCGAAGATCCTCATGGAACCATTTCAACTATTTTTTCGTTTATACCATTAACGTCTCCAGTGGTTATGCTTATGCGTATTCCATTTGGCGTTCCAATCTGGCAACAATTATTATCGTTGTTACTTTTAATTGGATCTTTTTTACTGACTGTTTGGTTTGCCGCAAAAATTTATCGTGTTGGAATTTTAATGTACGGAAAGAAACCAACATATAAGGAGTTGATTAAATGGATTAAATATTAATTGTTTAGAGTGAAATAATTTCAGAATTTTTAACGTAAATAAACGTGTAAATAATATAACGTTCAACAGTTATAGAATTAGAATAATAGTAGTGTGAATTCATTTTAATAGACACTGTTAAAAAAAATATGTATGCCAAAGATTTTAATTATTGAAGATGAAGCAGCCATCCGTAGAGTGTTGGTTAAAATTTTATCAGAAGAAAATGATACCTACGAGTTGGAAGAAGCTGAAGATGGATTAGTAGGTATAGAAAAAATTAAAAAAGAGGATTATGATTTAGTGTTGTGTGACATTAAAATGCCAAAAATGGATGGGGTAGAAGTTTTAGAAGCAACAAAACTTTTAAAACCAGAAATACCTATGGTCATGATTTCTGGTCATGGCGATTTAGACACAGCTGTGCAAACCATGCGTTTAGGTGCCTTTGATTATATATCGAAACCACCAGATTTAAACCGATTATTAAATACGGTTAGAAATGCCTTAGACCGAAAGGAACTTGTGGTTCAAAATAAAATTCTTAAAACTAAAATCAGCAAGAATTATCAAATGATTGGTGAAAGTCCAGCCATAGCAGATATTAAAGATATTATTGAAAAAGTAGCACCTACAGAAGCTCGTGTATTAATTACAGGTGCTAATGGTACAGGTAAAGAACTTGTAGCACATTGGTTACATCAAAAAAGCGAACGTGCTGGCGGTCCAATGATAGAAGTTAACTGTGCTGCGATACCAAGCGAATTAATAGAAAGTGAATTGTTTGGTCATGTTAAAGGGGCTTTTACTAGTGCGAATAAAGACCGTGCAGGAAAGTTTGAAGCCGCTAATGGAGGAACCATTTTTCTAGATGAAATAGGAGACATGAGTTTATCTGCTCAAGCAAAGGTATTGCGTGCGCTTCAAGAAAATCGTGTGCAACGTGTAGGTAGCGATAAAGATATAAAAGTAGATGTGCGTGTAATTGCTGCAACAAATAAGGATCTTAAAAAGGAAATAGAAGAGGGGCGTTTTAGAGAAGATTTATACCACAGGTTAGCAGTGATTTTAATTCAGGTACCGGCCTTAAACGATAGACGTGACGATATTCCGTTATTAGTCGAATATTTTTCAAACAAAATTGCAAACGAACAAGGCACGGCAAATAAGGCTTTTTCTGAAGATGCTTTAGCATTATTAAAGTCTTACGATTGGTCTGGAAATATCCGTGAACTTCGTAATGTGGTGGAACGTTTAATTATTTTAAGTGGCGCTACAGTTGAAGAAAACGATGTAAAATTATACGCTACTAAATAAGGACATTAGTAGCTTATCGAAAGAGGCTCTTAGCAATATGCTTGGAGCCTCTTTTTTTTTGTTCCTAAAAATTAAGAATACGGTTTAAATATATAGATGATACCCTAGGTTGCCCTTTAAAGCTATTGATATTGCTCAAAAAATCGTTAAAAAATCAACAAAACAAATCAAATGTGCCATTAATAAAAATCATTTTTGTTTTTTAGTAGTATTAAATTTCTAAAGCAGACTCTTATTATGAAAGACATTCACATTAAAGATTTTAAAATTGATTCTAAAATAAATATTAAAGACCTAAATACTAAGGTTGATTTGGATGCTTCCGAAAAGAAGATAGAAAAGGAATTAGAAAAAATTAGAGTGAAATTAGGCGACCTTCAGAATACCATGTATGCACATGGTAAATATGCAGTTTTGGCATGTTTTCAAGGTATGGATACAGCCGGAAAAGACAGCTTAATACGTGAAGTGTTTAAAGATTTTAATGTTAGAGGTATCGATTGTCATAGTTTTAAATCGCCAACAGATTTAGAGTTGAAACATGATTATTTGTGGCGTCATTATTTACGATTACCAGCACGTGGTAAATTTGGAATCTTCAACAGAACACATTATGAGAATGTGTTAGTTACTCGAGTCCATCCAAATTATATATTGAGCGAAAACATCCCTACAGTGAATGACATTTCAGATGTAGACGATACGTTTTGGGATACCCGTTTTAATGAAATTAATAATTTCGAGCGTACAATTTCTAACAGTGGGACAATTATTTTTAAATTCTTTCTTAACCTGTCTAAAGACGAACAACGCGACAGATTAATTCGTCGATTAGACAAGAAAAGCAAAAACTGGAAGTTTTCATCAGACGATTTAAAAGAACGTGCCTTATGGGATAGTTATCAATCCTGCTACGAAGATGCCATAAATAGAACGTCGACCACAAATGCACCTTGGTATAATATTCCTGCCGATAATAAACCTGCAGCGCGTTTAATTGTAGCCACTATTCTTTATAATACGCTTAAAGAATATCATGATATTCAAGAACCAGAACTCGATGCAGAAACAGAATCGCATATAGAAACATATAAAAAACAATTACTAAGCGAGTAGTATTTTCTATGAGCTAATTAATATTATACCCCTTAAATTATTTATGAAAAACATAATTATCTTAATTGCCTTATGTTTAGGTAGTCACATCTTCGCTCAATCTGATGAAGATATATTAAAACAAATTTACAAATCGGCTTTAGTAGAGGGTAAAAGCTATTCTTGGTTAGAAACATTATCTATAGATATTGGCGGCCGCTTGTCGGGATCATTAAATGCAGAACGTGCGGTAGAATGGGGAAAAGCTGAATTAGATTCTTTAGGATTAGATAAGGTTTGGTTACAACCTGTTATGGTGCCAAAATGGGTGAGAGGTGCTAAAGAATTTGCGTATATAAAAGCCAGTAGTGGAGAAACTACAAATGTGAATATATGTGCATTAGGAGGTTCTGTATCTACTAATCCATTAGGACTTACTGCTAAAGTTATAGAGGTTAAAGATTTTGAAGAATTAAAGCGTTTAGGGGAAGCCGAAGTAAAAGGTAAAATAGTATTTTATAACCGTCCGATGCAACCCGATTTAATAAATACGTTCGAGGCATATGGTGGTTGTGTTGACCAACGTTATATGGGAGCTGTAGAAGCAGCTAAATATGGAGCAGCAGGTGTTATTGTAAGATCTATGACGTTAAGTTTAGACGATATGCCTCATGCAGGAAGTATGACTTATGGAGATTTACAAGTGTCGGATCGTATTCCTTCTGCAGCAATTAGTACCAAAGATGCCAATCTATTAAGTAGTATGTTGCATTTAGATAAAAACTTAGAGTTTTATTTTAAGCAAAATTGTAAACAATTAAAAGATGTTAAATCTTACAATGTTATAGGTGAGATTACGGGGTCTCAATTTCCTAATGATTACATTATTGTAGGTGGACATTTAGATTCTTGGGATTTAGGAGATGGTTCTCACGACGATGGTGCAGGAATTGTACAATCTATGGAAGTGCTCCGATTGTTTAAAACATTAAAAATTAAACCAAAACACAGTATTCGCGTAGTCATGTTTATGAATGAAGAAAATGGTTTAAGAGGTGCAACCGAATATGCAAAAGTAGCAACAACGAATGGCGAAAATCACATCATGTCTTTAGAAAGTGATTCTGGCGGATTTACTCCAAGAGGATTTTCTTTCGATTGTAGTGATGCAACTTTTAATAAGGTATTAAGTTGGAAGCCTTTATTTAAACCATATTTAATTCATTATTTCGAAAAAGGTGGGTCTGGAGCAGATGTAGGACCTTTAAAAAACGATACCAATGTAACGGCAGGTTTACGACCAGATTCTCAACGTTATTTTGATCATCATCATTCGGCTAGCGATACTTTCGATGCCGTAAATAAAAGAGAGTTAGAATTAGGTGCGGCATCTATGGCTTCACTTGTTTATTTGTTCGACAAACACGGAATCTAATCTCTAAATACATTTAAAAATTGAAAATATTTTTTTCACTTAGCTTGTTATTTTTTACCATGACCCTTACTGCACAACAAACTCAAGAGTTACTATATTACGAAATTCCGGAATATCCAGAAACCTATACCGCTGGTACTGTGGTGGGGCGTTCTATAGATGCCCTAGGATTTCGATTCTATTGGGCTACAGAAGGATTAACTACAACAGATTTAGAATATAAATTGAATGAAGATGGACGTTCTACTTTAGAAACAATTACTCACATTCATGACCTTTCAACTATTCTTAGAGATGCCGCTTTACAAGTGCCTCACATTAAAGAAACTTTAAAAAAGCCATTAACTTATTTAGAATTAAGAACACAAACCTTAATGAATTTAAAAACGGCTGCCGATTTGTTTAAAGAAGCTAAAGATTTAGAACAGTATAGTTTAATTTTTCAAAGTCCAACTGGTGTAAGAACTGTTCCTTTCTGGAATGCTATTAACGGTCCTATTGAAGATTCTGTATGGCACTGTGGACAGATAGCATCATTTAGAAGAGTGACAGGAAATCCTTTAAATTCTAATGTAAATCATTTTATGGGAACAGTGAGAGAATAATCTATTTTTAGTATAAAGAATACAACGTTAAACACGCGTATACATAAAGCGCCCTTGAAACTATTTTCAAGGGCGCTTTATGTTTTAAAATTTAAGAATGTAAGTTTATTTTAAATCAATTCTCGAAATCGTTAACAGAGTTTTTAAAAAGTAGTCTGTAAGTGCATTTTTATAGGTAATATAGATGTAAACCATACATGGTTAACGCTGATGTAATTCAGATTTTTATGAATTTAATTTCAACATATTTGTCTTCGTTTTTATAGAATAAACAACTGATTGTTATGCGTTTGTCCTCTGTTGTTTCGTCATGTTTTTGGTGTTAATTGTGCTTAGTATTAAAATAGTGGATTACAAATTTTCTATTTTTTCAAAATACAAACCACCTAACAATAACTTTATATTGAAGTATTTCTACTACAAAAAACGAAATAGTATATTAAAACATTAAATAAACATTATAAAATTCATTAATTTTACCATTCAATTTTAATAATGATTATGGATTCTGTAAAAGAAAGTATTAAGGAGTTGGGATATATTCCAGTATCGGAAGATGCAAAGAATATAGATTATGTGGCAGAAATTAAAAAGCTAAAAAAGGAGAAGAATGCCGTCATTTTAGCGCATTATTATCAAGAGCCAGCAATTCAAGATTTGGCAGATTATGTGGGAGACAGTTTAGGACTGTCTTATAAAGCAGCAGAAACCGATGCTGATTTAATTGTGTTTGCTGGGGTTCATTTTATGGCCGAAACAGCAAAGATTTTAAATCCGAAGAAAAAGGTAGTTTTACCAGATTTATATGCAGGATGTTCGTTAGCAGATTCTTGTAGTGCTGAAGATTTAGCAACATTCAAGAAAAAATATCCAGGTCATATTGTTATTACTTATGTCAATACATCGGCAGAAGTTAAAGCTATTAGCGATTTAACTTGTACATCGTCTAACGCTAAAAAGATTGTTGACTCTGTACCTTTAAATCAACCAATAATATTTGCGCCAGATAGAAATTTAGGAGCTTGGATTCAAAAAGAAACAGGTCGTGATATGGTGTTATGGGATGGTGCGTGTATTGTTCACGAGGCATTTTCTATGGATAAACTATTAGCTGTTCATAAAGAAAATCCGAAAGCAAAAATTATTGCTCACCCAGAATCTGAAGCACATTTATTAAAAATTGCCGAATATGTAGGGTCTACAGCAGGACTTATTAATTATGTGAAAACCAGTCCAGCAAACGAGTTTATTGTGGCTACGGAAGCAGGTATTTTACATGAAATGCAAAAAGAAGTCCCTAATAAAATTTTAATTCCGGCACCAGC contains:
- the nadA gene encoding quinolinate synthase NadA, which produces MDSVKESIKELGYIPVSEDAKNIDYVAEIKKLKKEKNAVILAHYYQEPAIQDLADYVGDSLGLSYKAAETDADLIVFAGVHFMAETAKILNPKKKVVLPDLYAGCSLADSCSAEDLATFKKKYPGHIVITYVNTSAEVKAISDLTCTSSNAKKIVDSVPLNQPIIFAPDRNLGAWIQKETGRDMVLWDGACIVHEAFSMDKLLAVHKENPKAKIIAHPESEAHLLKIAEYVGSTAGLINYVKTSPANEFIVATEAGILHEMQKEVPNKILIPAPAKENNTCACSECAYMKMNTLQKLYMCIKHELPEIHVDEAIQKQALIPIQRMLEISSK
- a CDS encoding ABC transporter ATP-binding protein, which codes for MHNILEAHNISKKFGDFTALNQVSINVPQGSIFGLLGPNGAGKTTLIRIINQITMPDSGHVILDGEALKNHHIQDIGYLPEERGLYKSMKVGEQALYLAQLKGLSKAEAKKRLHYWFDRLDIGDWWNKKIQELSKGMAQKIQFVVTVLHEPKLLIFDEPFSGFDPINANLIKDEILRLRDNGATVIFSTHRMESVEELCDHIALIHKSNKILDGKLTEIKRANKDNSYEIGVKTSNIDALHKELTEKFDVSPAQFKTIDEQLKVNVKLGDSGNPNEFLKYLTTKGEVSHFVELLPSTNDIFIKAIQNNS
- the dnaJ gene encoding molecular chaperone DnaJ, whose product is MKRDYYEILGVSKSATGAEIKKAYRKKAIEFHPDKNPDNKEAETKFKEAAEAYEILSNQDKKARYDQFGHQAFEGGGGGYGGSGHMNMDDIFSQFGDIFGGGGFGGGGFSGFGGGGGQRRVKGSNLRIRVKLTLEEIANGVEKKVKVRRKVQAEGTTYNTCSTCQGSGQVTRIANTILGRMQTAAPCTACGGSGQTIDKKPKDADAQGLIVKEETVSIKIPAGVVDGMQLKVTGKGNEAPGATGISGDLLVAIEEEVHENLQREGDNLHFDLYVSVPDAVLGTSKEIETVTGKVRIKIEAGTQSGKILRLRGKGIPNINGYAKGDLLVHVNVWTPKTLNKQQKEFFETMREDDHFSPKPESSDKSFFEKVKDMFS
- a CDS encoding sigma-54-dependent transcriptional regulator, which gives rise to MPKILIIEDEAAIRRVLVKILSEENDTYELEEAEDGLVGIEKIKKEDYDLVLCDIKMPKMDGVEVLEATKLLKPEIPMVMISGHGDLDTAVQTMRLGAFDYISKPPDLNRLLNTVRNALDRKELVVQNKILKTKISKNYQMIGESPAIADIKDIIEKVAPTEARVLITGANGTGKELVAHWLHQKSERAGGPMIEVNCAAIPSELIESELFGHVKGAFTSANKDRAGKFEAANGGTIFLDEIGDMSLSAQAKVLRALQENRVQRVGSDKDIKVDVRVIAATNKDLKKEIEEGRFREDLYHRLAVILIQVPALNDRRDDIPLLVEYFSNKIANEQGTANKAFSEDALALLKSYDWSGNIRELRNVVERLIILSGATVEENDVKLYATK
- a CDS encoding M28 family peptidase, translating into MKNIIILIALCLGSHIFAQSDEDILKQIYKSALVEGKSYSWLETLSIDIGGRLSGSLNAERAVEWGKAELDSLGLDKVWLQPVMVPKWVRGAKEFAYIKASSGETTNVNICALGGSVSTNPLGLTAKVIEVKDFEELKRLGEAEVKGKIVFYNRPMQPDLINTFEAYGGCVDQRYMGAVEAAKYGAAGVIVRSMTLSLDDMPHAGSMTYGDLQVSDRIPSAAISTKDANLLSSMLHLDKNLEFYFKQNCKQLKDVKSYNVIGEITGSQFPNDYIIVGGHLDSWDLGDGSHDDGAGIVQSMEVLRLFKTLKIKPKHSIRVVMFMNEENGLRGATEYAKVATTNGENHIMSLESDSGGFTPRGFSFDCSDATFNKVLSWKPLFKPYLIHYFEKGGSGADVGPLKNDTNVTAGLRPDSQRYFDHHHSASDTFDAVNKRELELGAASMASLVYLFDKHGI
- a CDS encoding PPK2 family polyphosphate kinase codes for the protein MKDIHIKDFKIDSKINIKDLNTKVDLDASEKKIEKELEKIRVKLGDLQNTMYAHGKYAVLACFQGMDTAGKDSLIREVFKDFNVRGIDCHSFKSPTDLELKHDYLWRHYLRLPARGKFGIFNRTHYENVLVTRVHPNYILSENIPTVNDISDVDDTFWDTRFNEINNFERTISNSGTIIFKFFLNLSKDEQRDRLIRRLDKKSKNWKFSSDDLKERALWDSYQSCYEDAINRTSTTNAPWYNIPADNKPAARLIVATILYNTLKEYHDIQEPELDAETESHIETYKKQLLSE
- a CDS encoding ABC transporter permease, encoding MNHLPLIIKREYLTKVKNKAFIVMTILSPVVLIALIATVTYLSQISNNKVRTIAILDESGLVANAFKDTETTKYKFLKNIDLEAAKVLVNAQEDYGLLHIEKSDDINYLENHVKFYSEDSPSLSIVSSLESKVEKSLTDVKLVQVGVDLDKIESAKIDVSIIQENFSGEKTSKVESIIKLAFGGAAGYLLFMFIIIYGNMIMRSVIEEKTSRVIEVIISSVKPMQLMLGKIIGTSLAGITQIIIWIILGGLLTGLVGIIFGIDMSQTPQNQVIEQSIVNQQLNGQIETILSGFYHLPLTNLIIAFLLFFIAGYLLYSSMYAAIGAAVDNETDTQQFVFPILMPLVLSVYIGFFTVIEDPHGTISTIFSFIPLTSPVVMLMRIPFGVPIWQQLLSLLLLIGSFLLTVWFAAKIYRVGILMYGKKPTYKELIKWIKY